The Pedosphaera parvula Ellin514 region TGGAATGTTACCAATCGCATGGGCCGCCCATTCGTGAAGCGATTTCGGGAGGAACGCGAACTGGGTGTCATCCTGGCCATGGATATTTCCGCTTCCGAAGCGTTCGGTTCCAACCTGCGCAGCAAACGTGAGTTCGCCACGGAAATTGCTGCCACCCTGGCATTCTCGGCCGCTCGAAGCAGCGATAAGGTTGGATTGTTGCTCTTTTCGGACCAGGTGGAATTGTTCCTGCCCCCTCGCAAAGGACGCAGTCATATTCTCAGGTTAACCAAGGAAATGCTGTTCTTCGAACCAAAGAACCGGAAAACGAGCATTCCCCAGGCTCTGACTTTTCTGAACCACGCCGTTCGGCGTCGCTCAATCGTTTTCCTCCTCACCGATTTTCTACACAGCTTTGGTGCTGGCACCGTCGGCACAAAAAATGGCCGGGACATGGTGCAGCAGATTGGGATGACGAATGCGCGGCATGACTTGATCTGTGTGCATTTGCACGATCCACGCGAGAGCCATATTCCCAACGCTGGCTTATTGACGATTGAAGATGCTGAGACAGGGGAACTTCTGGAAATGGATTCAGCACGAGCCGGTGTCCGGCAAACCTACGCGGAGCAGAATGCAGCGAGGTTATCCGACTTGGACCGTGCATTGACGCAGGCCGGGGTGGAGACACTGCGATTCAGCAGTGGAGAACCCTACGCGCAGATACTGCAAAGATTCTTTGAAACACGTCGCGGCAGGAGGAGGGGATGAGTCTCTTCTGCAAACAGTCACGATTCGGCGGATGTATTCTGTTCGCTGTTTTTGCACTATTTGCTCCCAATGCCCTGTCTGCACAACAGGACCTGACCGCCTTAAGACCGCCGAAAGGGGAGTTGGCTCCAGGTTTCTGGGAGCAGTTTGGCTGGGTGGTGGCGGCGGGCTTGATCGTTCTGTTTGGAGTGGCGCTGACATGGGCCATGTTGCGAAAAGGGAAAAAGCCACCTATCCTGCCTGCGCCAGCGATGATGGCGAAACGCGAGTTGGAAGCACTTCGGGGACAAACAAAGGGTGAAGCGCATGCCTTTGGCGTCTCTAAGATTATCAAAAACTACCTCGTTCTGGTGTTATGTTTGCCGCCTGGTGAGTACACGACCTTGGACATCAATAAGGCATTACAAACTCAACCGGACCTTGGCGAGGATTTGAAGCAAAATTTTGCCCGGTTCCTCCGGGAATGCGACGAGCAAAAGTTTTCCGGCGCCCATTCTCGCAGCGACAATGATATCATCACTTCTGCCTCCGGATTAATCGATCAAACTGAGAGCCAGTTGAAGCAGATTCGGTCCCAAACCGCACCGTTAACGGTAAGCGCTCCGGCGAAATGAATTCCCATTTTCAATTTCAATATCCGTGGTTCCTGGCATTACTGGCGTTGCTGCCGGTGTATGCCTTTCTGCGCGGACGCGTAGGCAAGCTTTCCGCCCTGCGTTTTTCAAGTGCCGAAATTGCCCGGGCTGCGGGTGGTGCGGCTCGTTCCGCAGCGGGACGCCTGCTCGCCTTCCTGCGCATTATGACGGTGGCTTTGCTCGTTGTGGCACTTGCCGGGCCACGGTTCGCGCATGACCGCACTGAAACCCAGGCCAGTGGCGTGGACATTATGCTGGTGTTCGATTTATCATGGTCGATGATGGTGCTGGATATGGGAGGGCATGATGAGACGGGTACGCGCTTCGGCATCGCCAGTGCGGTTTTGGAGGACTTCGTCAACAAGCGCCCCAATGACCGCATTGGTTTGATAGTCTTCTCCGGTGTGCCTTACCTGGCCAGTCCCTTGACCTTGAATCACGATTGGCTCGTTGAAAACCTGCATCGGTTGCATATAGGTATTATCCGCGAACTGGGGACTGCCATCGGGGACGCCACGGCAGCAGCTACCAAGAGGCTGCAGATGTCCAAGGACAGCAAAAGCCGCATCATTATTCTGCTGACGGATGGAGATAATAATCAGGGTGAGATCGAGCCGGTTCCGGCCGCTCAACTCGCGGCTGCCATCGGAGCGAAAATCTATACCATTGGATTGGGAATTGAAGAGCCGAGCCACCTGCCGGCCTTCGATGTGGACACCGGAAAGTTCAAACACGGTCCCGGTGGAGAACTGATTCCAACCATCATGCTCCAACCTGCCAACTACTCTGTGCTTGGCCAGATGTCCCGGTTGGCGCACGGGAAGTTTTATCGCGCCACCAATCGCCGTGACCTGGAGAACATTTACAACGAGATTGATCGACTCGAAAAAACCGAGGTCAAGCTCCGGCGTTTCACCACCTTCACCCCTTTATTTCAGTGGCCATTGATTGGCGCCGGTGCGTTGCTCGCGCTGGAATTGATTTTGTCCAATACCCGTTTTAGGCGAGTGCCTTGATAAACTAGCATGGATTTCAGACATCCACATTTTGCAGAACGAGGCTGGCTTTGGCTGGCTGTTTTAGGGCCGTTGTGCCTGGTCCTGTTGCATCGCTACGCGGCGTGGGCCCGGAGCCGGCAACTAAAATTATTCGCAGCTCCTGAACTGATTTTAGGACTGTTGCAATCTCATAATCCCATCCGGCGATTGATGAAGAACCTGCTTCTGGTCGTGGCCGTTGCGGGAATCGGGATAGCCATGGCCCGGCCGCAGTGGGGTGAAACTACGGAGGTGTCAAAAGCGTTGGGCGAAGATGTCATGTTCCTGCTCGATTGTTCCAAGAGCATGTTGGCAGCCGATGTCCAGCCCAGCCGCTTGTCGCGCTCCAAGTACGCCATTCTTGATTTTGTTCAGCAGCATGGACGAGGTCGTGTGGGCCTGGTCGCCTTTGCCGGACAAGCCTTTTTGCAATGTCCATTGACTTTCGACTACGATGCTTTTCGCGATGCCTTGCTGGCCATCGATGAGCAAACCATCCCGGTCGGTGGAACGGATATCGGTCGCGCGCTGGATGAAGCCTATCGAGCCATGGAAAAAAATGATCGCCATAAAATCCTGGTCCTAATTACCGATGGTGAGGATTTGGAAAAAGCCGGCATCAAAACGGCGCAAGCGCTCGCGGAAAAGGGAATCGTGGTTTACACCATCGGTGTGGGAACGGCTGCCGGCAGCCCGATAAAAGTTATGAACGAACGCGGCATGCTGGACTATGTTAAGGACGAGCAGGGAAATGTCGTTGAGAGCCACTTGGATGAAGCCACCTTGACCGCCATTGCCCAGATGACACATGGGAGTTATCAACCACTTGGACCGCTGGGAGAAGGACTTGGCAGGATTCGGCGGGCGCTCGAAGGTGCGAGCGAATCGAATATCGCGGCTCGACAGAAAAAAATGGGAATGGACCGGTTCCATGTTTTTGTGGCGGCTGTTATACTCTTGTTGGTGGTGGAATCCCTGCTTGGGACGCGACGCAAGGTTTCCAATATCGCGCCATGACATATATGCTGACAAACGAGCACAACCAAAAGACAGGGAGAGGCCGGGGGATCCAGGGTTCAAGCTTTGCCTCGCTGCTCATCATTGCGGTTTTCGCACTGTCCACCATGGCTGCTTCCACTGGCGGCGGAGATTCAGATACTCAGGAAACAGCGCGCCAGCTTTATAACAACGGCACGGAGAAGCTGCGCGATGGAAAGTTGCGTGAAGCCGAAAGTTATCTGCAAAGCGCAGTGGCCAGTCAGAATGAAAAGGTCCAAGGTCCGGCTCTTTATAATTTGGGGCATGTGCGATTCAAGACGGGTTTGGAAGAGTTAAAGAAGTCTCCGGAGGGGAGTTCAGCAGGGCCTCGGTCAAGTCAGGCTTTGGATACTGGAAGCGGGGCGATCAAAGCTTTGGATGAAGCCCTGGTGAGTGACGATGTCAAGGCGATGGTCGCTGCCTATCAACGGGGACGCGGCGCGCGCAAGGAATTGAAAGGCGCCACGGATGCGGTAAAGCGCGCCATGCAGACGTACGGCAGCGTGCTGACGAAGTGGCAGCGTGCCTCTGGAGATTTTAAAAGTACCGCCGAAATGAATTCTGCAGATAAGGACGCGCAGACGAATGCAGAGTTGGTGGACCGGAGTATCGCCAAGCTGGTGGATACTCAACAAATGATGATGCAGAATCAGGGGCAGATGGATAAACAGAAGCAGGAACTGCGTGACAAAATGAAAAAGCTTAAAGGCAAACTCCCACAGGAGATGGCTCCGCCCGGAGGTCCTGGTGGTGATGAAGATGATGACGATGAAGATGACAAGAAACCCAAGGAACCAAAAGCTGGAATGGAAGAGGGGCCGTCAAAGGATGGCAAGGAAAGGCAGCTGACACCTGAAGAAGCGGAGCGGTTGCTCGGCATGTTGAAACTGGACGGAAACCGCAAGCTTCCCCTGGGGATGAAGGAAACCGGGGAGAAGAAGGAAGACCGTAAACGCAAGGATTGGTGAAAACTCGAATGATGTTGCGCAAAACCTTAAGCACAGTCCTTGGCATCAGCCTGTCCTTTACCGGGATTTCCAGCTTCGGACAAATTACAAATTCAATCCGTCCGCGCGTAGCCACCGTGCGTCCATTCCGTGTTGTCCAGGGTAATCTGCAGCCGTCGCCGGGTGGACCTGATGTTTTTGACAGCCTCGTTTCCTCGGCTGCTTCCTTCGACATGGACTCACCAGTAGAAGCCAAGGCTGAGTTCGATCCTCCTGTGGCAACCGTGGGAGGAAAGGTTATTTATCGCGTCGTCCTGACGGCTTTGGATGAATCAGTAAAAGTGCCTGATCAACTGCCTGTTCCTCCCGGACTTGAATTGCATCAGGGGGGACGGGGGCAATCTTATAACAACGTGGGCGGCCTGAAGCTGCGTCCGCAGACTACGATTTTATATCACCTAAGCGTTACCAATACTGGCACTTTCACGATTCCATCCTTCGAGATCACCGCTTACAGCAAGCCTGTAAAAGTGCCGGAAGCGAAGCTCACAGTAATGTCCGCCGGAAGCATCGCCGCTTACGAGCCGCCTCATCTGTTCCTGCAAGTACCCAAGGAGGATGTTTATGTCGGCCAGGCTTTGAGAATATCCCTTGTTCTGCCTGATACCGGTGATGGAAATGTAGGCGGTCTGGCCCAGGCTAAAATCAAGGGTGAATTCATTTTCTCCGAACCATTTTCGCTGGGCATGCGTCGCGAACCGATTCAACGCAACGGAACCAACATCCTGGCATTGATCCAGGAAGTGATGGTGACGCCTCTGCGTGA contains the following coding sequences:
- a CDS encoding DUF58 domain-containing protein; the encoded protein is MTIQEIFEAVRRVEIRTNRLVNDMMVGAYLSHFKGRGMDFEELREYMPGDDVRDIDWNVTNRMGRPFVKRFREERELGVILAMDISASEAFGSNLRSKREFATEIAATLAFSAARSSDKVGLLLFSDQVELFLPPRKGRSHILRLTKEMLFFEPKNRKTSIPQALTFLNHAVRRRSIVFLLTDFLHSFGAGTVGTKNGRDMVQQIGMTNARHDLICVHLHDPRESHIPNAGLLTIEDAETGELLEMDSARAGVRQTYAEQNAARLSDLDRALTQAGVETLRFSSGEPYAQILQRFFETRRGRRRG
- a CDS encoding vWA domain-containing protein: MNSHFQFQYPWFLALLALLPVYAFLRGRVGKLSALRFSSAEIARAAGGAARSAAGRLLAFLRIMTVALLVVALAGPRFAHDRTETQASGVDIMLVFDLSWSMMVLDMGGHDETGTRFGIASAVLEDFVNKRPNDRIGLIVFSGVPYLASPLTLNHDWLVENLHRLHIGIIRELGTAIGDATAAATKRLQMSKDSKSRIIILLTDGDNNQGEIEPVPAAQLAAAIGAKIYTIGLGIEEPSHLPAFDVDTGKFKHGPGGELIPTIMLQPANYSVLGQMSRLAHGKFYRATNRRDLENIYNEIDRLEKTEVKLRRFTTFTPLFQWPLIGAGALLALELILSNTRFRRVP
- a CDS encoding vWA domain-containing protein translates to MDFRHPHFAERGWLWLAVLGPLCLVLLHRYAAWARSRQLKLFAAPELILGLLQSHNPIRRLMKNLLLVVAVAGIGIAMARPQWGETTEVSKALGEDVMFLLDCSKSMLAADVQPSRLSRSKYAILDFVQQHGRGRVGLVAFAGQAFLQCPLTFDYDAFRDALLAIDEQTIPVGGTDIGRALDEAYRAMEKNDRHKILVLITDGEDLEKAGIKTAQALAEKGIVVYTIGVGTAAGSPIKVMNERGMLDYVKDEQGNVVESHLDEATLTAIAQMTHGSYQPLGPLGEGLGRIRRALEGASESNIAARQKKMGMDRFHVFVAAVILLLVVESLLGTRRKVSNIAP